The nucleotide window AAAAAAATCTCAAAGTTTGAatcagataaataaataaaaaaatgagcaCTAATAAAACTTCGCTTGTTATATTGTTGCACTAAACCTATTTTCGTTAGTGAAGTTTATGAGAACATCCCATATTTAATTCCTTGTACGTACAAGCAACTTTGCTCATCTGAAAAGCTGGGTcccactatattttttttatttttgtatagaaaaaaaggaagaaaccaACTACTTCAATATTatctcttttttaaataaaaatgtttcttgaataattttaaattgtctataatttgataaagaaacagatgaaaaaaataattgattttattgatgaaataatatgataagaataaagagatagaaaaaaaaagatttattgaTAGGATGTTTCAAATTTCCGGTTTTCTAAATATAATCactctttttaaattaaagatctctaaaattaaaataaaaacaaaaatgggtGATTTAATATTCCAAAAACGAAATAGAAAGCGAATATGAGGATAAAgttgctctgaaatctgaatatGGAAGGTTTAAgacaaagggaaaaaaaatcttagaaaaGATAATTATTCAATTATCGGAAGGATTTTCAAAATGCAGCAGTACGTGAAGATTCCATTGTACAATTGCGTGCACATATGCATGAATTGCACGTTTGGTGATTGTACTTGTTTTCGTACGTTGAAATTTCTTCATGTATAATTCGTAGAATAGTCTTCAACTAGTTTACGTGCTTGAATTGTCTGATGTCTCCTCCCATATGGCAGAATTTTGGCACGCGTTGATAAATCTAGTGTCTCCACTTTAGGATCTTAATTAACATCAAACTCCTGACTACTATAAATAAGAGGTTTCGCATTTCTCTTTTTCAAATCGCACCTCTCATATGCACAACAACACACCATCAACAAAAATGATGCGTCTAAGCTCGTATTTTGTCGTAGCCATTGCTCTTCTCTTTTCATTTACACCTTCTTCGTCAGCAAATACTCATGAAAACTTTGTTCAATGTCTTTACAATTATCCCCATAATAACAATGTCACCTCAATCTCCAACGTCGTTTACACCCAAGCCAACTCTTCATACTCCTCTATACTTGACTTTTCCATTCAAAACCTTAGGTTCTCCAACGCAAGCTCAAAACCCCTTGTGATTGTGACACCTCTCACTGTTTCCCACATTCAAGCCACCATAATCTGTTCCCAACGCTATGGCATGCAGATTCGAACCCGAAGTGGAGGCCACGATTACGAGGGTCTCTCCTACGTTGCCAAGGATCCATTTGTCGTCCTTGACCTCATAAACCTTCGAAAAATCGAAGTGGACGCAGAAAACAGCACTGCATGGGTTCTAGCTGGTGCAACCATTGGTGAACTTTACTACAGCATTAGCCAGAAAAGCAAAACACTAGGGTTTCCAGCAGGTGTGTGCCCCCCTGTGGGAACTGGTGGCCATTTCAGTGGTGGTGGCTATGGATTCTTGATGCGTAAGTTCGGTCTTGCTGCTGATAATGTGATTGATGCTCACATAGTTGATGTGAAGGGTAATCTTCTTGATAGAGAAGCCATGGGTGAGGATCTGTTTTGGGCCATTAGAGGAGGTGGGGGAGCAAGCTTTGGAGTCATCGTGGCTTGGAAGATAAAACTTGTTTCAGTTCCATCAACTGTGACAGTGTTTAGGGTTCCAAGGACATTGGAACAAAATGCAACCGAGATTGTTCATAAGTGGCAGCTTGTGGCGAATAAACTTGACGAGGACCTAACCATAAGGATCAACTTTGGTAGGGCAACAAGTGAAAATGGGAACCTAACAGTTCAGGCACAATTTGAATCCATGTATCTTGGAGGTGTGGATCAGCTCATTCCTTTGATGCAAGAGAGCTTCCCAGAGTTGGGTTTGGTCAGAGAAGATTGTATTGAGACGAGTTGGATAGGTTCAATTCTCTACATGGCTGGATTTACAAACGGTGAATCCACTGATGTTTTGCTGAACAGAACTCAAGCAAACGGTGTGTCGTTCAACAAAGGAAAATCTGATTATGTGAGAGATCCCATTCCTGATGTAGGGTTAGAAGGGTTATGGCCCTTCTTTTTTGAAGATGAGGGTCAATCTTCTTTTGTTCAATTCACTCCTTATGGTTCTAGGATGGATGAGATTTCGGAATCCGAAATTCCATTCCCACATAGAGCTGGAAACATATTCCATATTCAGTATGGGGTGTCTTGGCAAGAGGAAGGGGATGAGGAAGCACAAAGGCACATAAACTGGATTAGAAGAATGTATAGTTATATGGAAACTTATGTTTCAAAGTCTCCTAGGGCTGCATATTTGAATTATAGAGACCTTGACATTGGGGTAAATAATAACAAGGGCTACACTAGCTACAGCCAAGCCAGCGTTTGGGGCCTTAAGTATTTCAAGAACAACTTCAACAGATTGGCAAGAGTGAAGACCAACGTTGATCCTCTAAACTTCTTCAGAAACGAGCAGAGCATACCTTCTCTTGTATCCAAGGGACGCAAATTATAGATTTCCGTGATGCAGTAGTAAATGTCATTATAAAATAAGCTGATtcgttattttagttttttcttcttctgtaaAATGCAGCATTCATCATAAAATAAGCtgcttaatttattgttttactttTATGTGTATAACATGCAGAATTCATCAATATTCCTTAATCAGTTTCATATctactaaattattttgctggCTTATGTTAACTCGTCAGTCACACTTGTTTCCTTATTATTTTCTATAGGTTCATCTTATAGCGAAAGACCTTAAATAATCATACTCCAATGGtgctatatattaatatttctcAAATGCAAAACCCTATAGTCTTAATATGCaatattcattatgtgatttttAAAGATATCAATATCTAAAAGGTTGGCACTACAAGCAAATCTGTATTTAGAGTGTTGGTTACAAGTTGACGCTAAATGAGACTTTACATTTGAACCTATGATCCTAGCTAGTGGTACACAAAAATAGATTTCTTCGTGTTTGGTATGAAATAATGTTGGATTGGCCGACACCTAAATTGAagttatgacaaaaaaaaaggtttgacggacactaaattaaataaaagctaGCGTTTATAAATAAATACGAATAATTAAAGTAAGCTTGACTAATAGTATATatctctataattttttttaaatagttttctttattttttgttgttcttaAAAACCTAGGTgcacattaattaaaattagagaaGTCTAAttactactagaaaataaattttttaatatcaatttttatagacttttaatattttttaatatcgaaattattgtcgttaaaaatatttaacattaatGATAAAAACTGATGTATAGTTGTATAtgacaattatatttatttatttctgtaTTACTTTTATATTAAGGATGtactagaaaatatatattttatatcgctcacataacatcaatttatataaaaattaatgttaataaattaacGGTAACATTATTATAAACAAGGAGACGTTAAcatattatcaacaacaacaacaacaacaatgccttatcccactaggtggggtcggctacatggatcaactttcgccataatgttctatcaagtaccatacttctatccaaatcattaagtttgagatcctttttgataacctctcttatagtctttttgggtcttcctctgcctcgaattgtttgtcttctctccatctggtctactctcctcactacagagtctaccggtcttctctctacatgcccaaaccacctaagtctattttccaccatcttctctacaataggcgctactccaaccctctctctaatagtttcgtttctaattttatcctgtcgagtcttaccacacatccaccgcaacatcctcatctccgctacacctactttattctcatgttggctcttgaccgcccaacattctgttccgtacaaaatcgccggtcttaccgcagtccaaTCGAattttccctttagcttgatcggtatctttgcatcacataacacccccgatgcttttctccatttcatccatcctgcttgaatgcgatgattcacatccccttcaatttccccatcatcctgtattacagacccaagatatttaaaccgtgtgacttgagggataatatggtctcctattttcacctctgagttagaaaccctccttcttttgttgaacttacattccatatactccgatttgcttctgcttaggcgaaagccatgtgtctctagagctcgtctccaagtttccaacctctcattcaactcctccctcgactctccaaggaggactatgtcatctgcaaaaagcatgcatctcggcgctatctcttggatttgttccgtgaggacatccagaattaaggtaaaaaggtaggggctaagggctgacccttgatgcaaaccaattgtgatgggaaaatcgtctgactctccaccctgtgtcctaacactagtcgataccctatcatacatatcttggatagctcgaatatatgcaaccctaacccctttcttctctagagctttccacaaaatctctctaggcactctatcatacgctttctccaagtcaataaaaatcaagtgcaagtcttgttgggccatgcgatattgctccatcacccgccgtaataaataaatcgcttccatggtcgaccttcccggcatgaaaccaaattgattctcagtaacttgagtctcctttcttaatctccgttcgatcgctctttcccataatttcatggtatgactcatgagcttgattcccctataatttgcacaattttgtatatcccccttgttcttatagattggcactaacgtgcttctcctccattcctccggcatgcgttttgacctcataatttcgttaaagagttcgggagccactcaagacctctatctccaagagttttccacacttcaataggtatgttgtctggccccaccgccttaccgttactcattcttttcaacgcttcctttacttcctgtttctgaatccgacgatagtacttatagttccggtcctcttctcttgtgtctagactgctagagtcatatccatatccatcattaaataagttgtggaaatacgccttccacctttccttgatatctttttcatgcactaagactttgccttcttcatccttaacacactttacttgatccaaatctctagtcttcctctctctacccttagcgtTAACATATTATCAGTTttaagaaaatcgatgttaattattaaatttaatattgattttgaaaaaaaaattgatgttatatacTGAATAATAGTTAACTAATGTAGagaataaaaagatgaaaagtAGCACAAAATCTTTCCAGTTAGGCTTCATCTGAAGATCGAAGTACTGCAACTGTACGGTACTTGATATCCAgtaatataatttgttgttcTTTCAGAGAGACTACATGTTTGACTTTGCGGTAatcacaatttaattaaaattaaacaaagcgGAAAATTTGAATAGTTAGTAGATTTTAGAGAATAAAAGGATCAAAATGAGAATTAAGTTAAAcaaatgcaaaagaaaaaattaaaatttaggatAATCAATAAGAAAACTTTTATGATTGAATTTtgggtaaataattatttttatccttatataTGTAATTCAttgaaaaatgcatttttaaaaaataaaaatataaaatttagttttcaaaagtgtaaaaagtacaacaaataaCTTTCATCCCTCttcgttaataaaataatttacgtGACATAAAAGGACAAATTTATCattgaaatgattgtcaacgtgACCGTCTCTAATTGTCAACATGGGGTgtatttgttatataatattttttttgactttttttcttcCCACTTCACTGATAAATGtgtccctgaaagatgaaaatatgaaatttagtcttcaaaagtgtaaaaagtacaacaaatacatgcatatgttaaattttgtccgtcaccgttaataaaatagtcaaaatttgagaagtgaaatatgagatatattcatattttatttataataaattatgaataattattataacttgaaaaaatttataatgattagtACACTgttacaatgtttattttggtaaactaatataatgtttattttgaataatttctattgtgacagacaaattatggttagTAATCaatattaatgttattattatgcTTGTTTTAAACTATgtttgtcaatatatttttttaagtaattattataatattatatttataacgataaaaaaatgacaaaaatttactctaaaattatattttgtccttaaatgaaatgaaatttcagATCTAATAAAttagttcaataaaaacatattgatatttaagtccaataaaaaattattgacatcttcatcaaataatgataatttattgacattttgaTCCAATGAGACATACTAACATTTAggtttaaaacaaattattgacattttcatccaataaaaaaaatattgacatttttcatccaacaaaaaattactaatatttatgTACAAAAATGATATCTTACTAATATTTGTATCTAATCTAGTCAACATGATCATATTATATTAGCAATCATTTTAGTGATAAATTCATTCTTGTGTATCACGTATGCGATTTTATTAATAGTGATGAACAAAAGTTAAGATATATATGTTGTACTTTTTACAacgactaaattttatattttcatatttcagaGATGTATTTGTCAccgaattatatatttatagacaaaaatgactatttttacttgaatttttctcaatGTCCTTCCTATTGGACTAGTTTCCTtaccttaattattatttttattggttcTAATAGTTAGTCGTACGGGTCTCCCATCGGGTCCTGCTATGCCAAAAGCAAGAGatatctctttttccttttttcatccatcttttttgataaaaactaaaagaaaaagaaattattatttaaatacaaTTCGCTCAATTCAAcccaatatttataataaaataaaagtgatttCTATTTCATAGGATCTCTTGGCTCAATTAAGAGGAATTATGGAAAGAACATGTTCAAAATCTTGAATTCCTCTCTCTCCTCTTTGTCCgtgaattaatttgtttattttttttaattggtaactTAATTTAAGATGactttcattttacttttaagaATTTTACTTTTAAGATACAGGGAGGTATCTAATGTAATTGATCCTTACTTAATTTCATAAGTTCAATTAAAATCATTACACCATATAAATTGATTACTTTCTCAAATAATTAAGCATACTTTcatgatttaaatataaatttcattctctatatTGTTTCATCGTTTGATTCACTTTTTTAGTTCTTCCCTAAGTTTAACGATTCACTTTTTAGTTCTTTATTAAGTATTTAagattatgaaaaaaaagaagggattaaattatgaaaaaaagaaaggatcAATTAATCCCTTTACATAGATAAAaggataaataaatttgaacacCTCAAATGCTATCCGATAtatagtgaaaaagaaaaaagaaaagaacaatataaATACATGTGATGTGATGTgatagacaaaaaataaaaaatattggtgaGGTGTTTGAATTTATTGAgtgttcaaatatatgtttctAGATAAAACCAATaaagaaagaatcaaaagaaaaactcaATCAATTTAACGTTGGTGTTCGACTGAAATGGTTGGGCAGTAGTGGCATAGAGATGGTGCAGTGATGGTTACCGAAAGAAGAAGAatcattaaaattattcttCCAACACTAATTTAAATGTAGCGTCGAGCAAGTGCATTTTTAATAAGAATGGGCCAAGTGTATTAATTATACTTTATCGTCAATCTAGCCAACactaaatcataattaatgCACCGTCTCAATTAGCTTAAGCAAAATACTTACTCCagatttaaatataagaaaaagaattagGAAAATACAAATCAGCACCCTAAGGAcactcttttaaaatttaaaatagaaaaacaaaaaattctactaactatattttttttcgctctcatataatttttatattaaatatttactcGATTTAATTCCTTAAATGATATTATAAGAAAACTGATTAACAAGACCCCAAAAAAACTAtttcacattaattaaaaaagtcgGTTAACAATTACATTTAATTACAcgaatatcaattaaaatataagttattttacTATTCATTAATTAGAACTTGGTAAAATATGTTGTAGGTCCTTTCTAAATCTTGatctcataaatttttttatattaatttgatttttataaatataaaatattttttttttagttcttagtAGTA belongs to Glycine soja cultivar W05 chromosome 5, ASM419377v2, whole genome shotgun sequence and includes:
- the LOC114412624 gene encoding berberine bridge enzyme-like 28; translation: MHNNTPSTKMMRLSSYFVVAIALLFSFTPSSSANTHENFVQCLYNYPHNNNVTSISNVVYTQANSSYSSILDFSIQNLRFSNASSKPLVIVTPLTVSHIQATIICSQRYGMQIRTRSGGHDYEGLSYVAKDPFVVLDLINLRKIEVDAENSTAWVLAGATIGELYYSISQKSKTLGFPAGVCPPVGTGGHFSGGGYGFLMRKFGLAADNVIDAHIVDVKGNLLDREAMGEDLFWAIRGGGGASFGVIVAWKIKLVSVPSTVTVFRVPRTLEQNATEIVHKWQLVANKLDEDLTIRINFGRATSENGNLTVQAQFESMYLGGVDQLIPLMQESFPELGLVREDCIETSWIGSILYMAGFTNGESTDVLLNRTQANGVSFNKGKSDYVRDPIPDVGLEGLWPFFFEDEGQSSFVQFTPYGSRMDEISESEIPFPHRAGNIFHIQYGVSWQEEGDEEAQRHINWIRRMYSYMETYVSKSPRAAYLNYRDLDIGVNNNKGYTSYSQASVWGLKYFKNNFNRLARVKTNVDPLNFFRNEQSIPSLVSKGRKL